The Paenibacillus sp. 481 DNA window CATGACTTTGCCGGTTCAAACGAATTGTGCAAAATGAACCGGCAGCTTCACGTACAAACATCTAACTAATCATCCAACTAAACGTCCAAGCCAACATTCAGCCGAACGTGTGCAAAACGGTAACCTAACGCAGATCTCATACATAATCACCAATACACCTATGCATCTATATATGGATTAACGGCTTTTAACTAATAACTCAATGGCTTCTTGCACCACTTTACTCGAATCTCTTCCTGCCAATTGCTCATCAATAATGCATTGCTGCAAATTTTCAGCAACGATTTGAGCGATGGCTTTGTCCGTCGCATTGCGAATGGCCGACAATTGAGCCACGACATCTTTACACGACTTTTCTTCGTCCATTAGTCGCAGCACTCCACGAGCTTGTCCTTCGATGCGGCGCAGACGTTTTTTGATGTCATCCTTGTAAACGTATCCCACTGCACGCCACTCCTTTCTATATGCAATATACCCATACAGGTATTATAGACAATATCCCTTTTTAAATAAATAAGTTTACTTTCGCATCCACTGCGTCGCCTAAATAGCCCGCTACTCCCGCATACTCAAGCCCATCCACCAATTCTTCCTGCTGCAAACCTAACATATCCATAGTCATCGTGCAGGCAACCAACTTCACTCCTTGCTCTTGGGCTAATTCAATAAGTTGGGGAAGTGATAGAGCATTATGCTTCTTCATCACGTGTTTAATCATTTTCGGACCCATGCCCATCATATTCATTTTGGATAAACCTAACTTTTTGGCGCCACGGGGCATCATCCAGCCGAATGCTTTTTCAAGCCAGCCTTTTTGCACATGAACGATTTCATCTTTACGCAACGTGTTCAATCCCCAAAACGTAAAAAATATCGTCACTTCGTGGTCGTAAGCCGCCGCGCCGTTCGCAATAATAAATGCAGCCATGGCCTTATCCATATCTCCGCTAAATAACACGATCGTTGTTTTTTCTTTTTTCTGTCCCATCATAAAATGACAAACTCCTCTACTCTTTATTTAACCAATGGTCAAAAAATGTTCAGTCAGTCTTACTAGCCTAATCAATCTTTCCCGACAGACCTATTTAACCCAGCACAGAAGCCCAAATTTTCACCGACGTTGCTGCAATCAAAATAACTAAGCCATAATGCAATAGCTTTACATTGATGTTAGGACTTACTTTTGAACCTAGCGGTGCGCCTAGCACACTCCCGATAATGACGAACAAAGTAGCCATAATCGGTATGTTACCGTATGAAATTTTGCCGATCACACCGCCAACCGAAGAAATAAATACAATGACTAGCGAAGTCGCGATCGTTGTTCGGGTCGGAATTTTCAACACGGTTATCATCACGGGAATTAATATAAATGAACCACCTGCGCCCACGATGCCCGAAGCGATCCCGACTCCAAAAGCAGACATAACCGCAATATATTTATTAAATGGAATATTTCTGTTTACTTGTTCTTCGCGCTCCTGCTTAGGTAGAAGCATGAATAGGACAGCAATAACAGCTAATGCACCGTAGATCATCGTAATGGCATCGCTTGAAATGGATCCCGAACTTACGCTACCAATGACACTGCCTATGAGTATACTGCCGCCCATATAGGTAGCGAGCCCGCGATGAATCAAGGGGGGACCCGCTCCCTGTCTTTTTAGATACATGAAACTCCCTGCTAGCGATGCAAAAAAGACCTGAAACATACTCATGGTAGATACTTCATGTGCGGAAAAGGCAGCAATACCAAGCGCAGCAGGTACAAACAATAGCAAAGGGTAATTAATAATAGCGCCTCCGATTCCTAGTAAGCCTGAAAAGAAGGAGCCGACGAATCCAAGCACAACCATCGTTACATATAAAGCGACGTCCACACTTACAACCATAGAGCTCATCATGTGTTACTTCTTTCGTACGAAAAAGGTAAAAATCCCATCCACTACCTCATGCTTTACCAACTCATGATTCGTTTGCTTCACCCACGCTTGAAAATCGTTCAGCGAACCTTTGTCAGTTGATAACACCTTCATGATTTGACCTGCTTCCAATGAATCTAATCCTTTTTTCGCTTTTACGATGGGCATCGGACATGCCATCCCTTGCGTATCAACGGTGATGTTCGTTTCCATATTCCTATTCCTCCTTATTTATCGTGAATCGCGCAGCGGTTTGGACCTATTTCCATATCGCGCTGTTCTTCAGCGGTGGGGGCTAATTTCCCCATATTGATTTGTCTAATCTCCTCGTACGCATGTGGCTGCGGAGGCAAATTCTCTGTTACTGCTCGTCTAAACTGTGCCTCATCTGTGATGTTTAATCCGGGATTGTTCTTGAATAAGTCACCCAAACGTGCCAACACTTTTCCGCCTTCACCGAGTTCCGCGGCTTGTCCAAAGTGGGCCGGAAGGACGATTAAATCATAAGATAATTGCTTGTATCGGTCGTACAACGTATGGCGAAGGTCGCTGACCCAATCTTCTGCCTTTCCTGCCAAGTCAGGTCGTCCAATGGAGTGCACGAACAATATGTCTCCTGAAAATAAATACTGATTGTCCACAATGAGTGACGTACTTCCAATGGTGTGCCCTGGCGAGTAGACAGGTTGAATCTGAATTTGAGTATGCCCGACAGAGATGACAGCATGTTCGTCGAGTGGATTATAGTCAAAGACCACTTCATCCGCATCTTTCGGTGGGAGCCAATAGTTAGCTCCTGTGCGCACTGCTAGTTTCAATCCGCCAGAAATATGATCCGCGTGCAGATGGGTGTCAATCGTATGCTGAATAACGGCTTGTTGTTCTTGGGCAAAATGCGTATACACATCCGTCATACGAACGGGATCAATGACAGCGGCTTCGCCATTCGAAATGACCATATAAGACAGACAGCCTTTACCGATGCGTATGAATTGATAAATGGAACCGCCGTCTGTTAAATCGCCGATTTTAACAGGTACTAAATGTTCGCTCCAAGCTTTCATCCCGCCAGCAAGGTAAGAAATATTAGACTTGCCGTGTGCAATTAATTGCTCGGCTACAAAGATGGAGGAGCCCTCCTTCGCACATACGACGACGACTTCTTTGTCGTCCGGAATGTGATCGAGCACGGTTTCGACACCGTCAAGCAGTTCAAAATAAGGAACGTTCAGCGTTTCTACACTTTGACCTTCCATTTTCCAGTCCGCATAATCACTTTCATTGCGCACATCTAAAATAAAAAGCGAGTCATGGTTGAACATTTTGTGTGCCAATTCGCCAGCAGATATACCGCGCAGTTTAGCCGTAGTCATTATCGTGTCTCCTCTCTCGTGATCGTTTTTAAAATGAGCAATGATTGCCTTAGCGTTATTGAACTAAGTGATTAGACTGCTCGACGGTACCCTTCCATGCGGACATGCCAGGCACAACATTTTTTACATGCTTAAAGCCTTTTTCATGCAACAGCTGAGCCGCCATGTCGCTGCGCTTCCCTGTACGACAAATGACGCAGATCTCATCTTCTTGATTCAGCTCTTGGATTCGTTGCTCCAATTGTCCGAGTGGGATGGAGATTGCACCTGAAATTTTGGCAAAAGCATACTCCGCTGGCTCACGCACATCAACGATCGTGACAGGTGGAGTCTCCTTAATTCGCTGCTCTAGCTCCTCATTTGTTATCGTATTTGGGAAATCTCGTTCATCCTTAGCCTCGGCAGGAGCCGACTTCCGAATAAAATGATGAAGCACGTTCCCCGCTTGCTTGGTCCCTAAATAGTGGTGCCCTGTTGACTTCGCCCAGCTTTGAAGATCGGCTAACGAACCTTTATCCGTCGCTTGAACCTCAAGTACACAGCCATGGGCTAGCTCTTCAAGCGCCTTTTTAGTTCTGACGATGGGCAGCGGGCAAGCCAGTCCTTTGGCATCTAGAACTTTATCTACTTGAATGGTCATGAACACCATGCCTCCTGATTTTTAATCCTTATACATATACCCCTATAGGTATATTAAAAATATAAATGAATTACTTTTGCTCGTCAAGGTTGTTGAATACAGGTTCATAAATCCACCTATAAAGTATAAAATTCCCTATTTGGTTTGCCGAAAGTGAATGTATAGGAGGTGATGGCATGTACGCGGGATTTTGGCAGAGGTTCTTAGCACATACGATTGATTGTGTATCGAATGGTTATATTACGGGCTATTGGAATCGTCCAGATGGCAAGCGACGTTTGGGAAAAGGTCGTTTGATATCGTAGTAGTCGATGAGGATTACGAAAGACTATCCTTTTTGCGGGCATCTGCTAGGTATTGGAGTAAGCTGCTCTCACTATTTCCGTTATATATCGAATTTTTATGATGGCTGGATTGACGCAAAAGAAACAAGCTCTGCACGACAAATTCGCCAATACGTATGTTGTGGATAAAAAGTGCTCAAATACCGACATGAAGCGGGGCAGGTACTTTATTAAGGTAGGCAAGGTACATATGCTTTAGGCAAAGGAGACAGCATATTAGATGTTTTCTTTTTTTGTTATTCTTTTTCGAAAAGGAGGGGAGGTTTAGGGAGGAATGTCGAATAAGGTCTTATGGAAAAGACGGGAGGATGAAAGTGTGATTCAAATCTCACCAATAATAGCTTCTGAAATACTTGAATTGGCTTGTTTATATGAAGAATTGGATGGAAGTCGCCCCTATATCGAACGGATAAAGGAACAGTTTGAACATCTTCAATCCAATAAAGACTACTTATTTCTCGGCGCAAAAAATGAGCAGGGTAAGTTAGTCGGCTCCGTGATGGGAATCGTTTGTTACGATTTAACGGGGGAATGTCGTCCTTTTATGGTCGTGGAAAATATGATTGTATCTAAGGCTAGTCAGCGACTTGGAGTCGGTAAACAATTAATGGAAGAAATCGAGCGGCAAGCGAAGGTAAGAAATTGTCACTGTGTGATTTTAGTTTCAGGTGCAACGAGTAAAGAGGCGCATGAGTTTTATGAGGCTATTGGATATAGCAAAGGCATCATACAGGGATTTATAAAGGCTCTAGATTGAGAACATAGCCGAGATGAATAATTTTATTAAACACAGATACGAAATCATGAACAGCCATGAAAGGATGATGCGACCATGGATGCTCGAATAGTTAGTTGTAACAGTATTGGTGTATATCAGCAAGCGTTGACTCGTGGAAAAGTTTACGTTGTAGTCGATGAAAATAAGGATATGTATAGGATCGTTGGGGATCATGGAAAAAGGGTGTGGATTCACAAAGAGAACTTCTTAAGTGATGGATCGAAGATAGTAGTCATGAAAGATTGGCGTTTTGATGACAACACTGAAACGGAACGTTTTGTAGAAGTGACAATTACCTTTAATGACGGGTCTAAGCGATGGTGCATATTGACGACCCCAACAAAACTAATGGAATATTTCAATAATGAAAGTATGGACCCACCTGGGATGAATATAAAGTATTTAATCATTATGAAAACAATGGAAAAAGAGGATGTAGAGAAGATGTTCATACATCTGGACAATCAAGGTGAACTTCAAGAAAGTACACTGCCTTTAAATAAAAGTTAAAAAAATATATACTAAGCGATAAAACTAGTCATTTTAATCATTTATTTCAAAATGAACAACAATACGGCTCCCTACCAGCGAAGAGCTGATTTTACTGGTGAAAATCCTATAATTAGTAAAGAAGGTACACCATGATTGATACTATCTCCACACAACGATTTTTATACTTTTCGATTAGGAATAAGATCAATATATTAGACTTTGAACAGTGGCTATATAATCATGATGAACTCGAAATAATTTTTGGTGAGCAAGAATATTTGGAATTTATCTCAAGGGACTACGCAAGTATATATGCATTTCAAGAGACAGAAAAACAAATTAGGAAATTAGTCAACTTTGGCATGTTCGAGCAAGAACGGCTAATTTCTTTATTGCATGAGTTAAATCAGGATCAAGGCATAACTCGCTTTCTTGAAGTAATAGCTACTCTTTATGATGAGTATTGTGAGGGGTACGATTTTTTACGATTTATTGCCCTGACCTTTATTACTACCTCGGAAGAATATCAAGAAGTTCTAAGGCAAGGAAATCAAAGCTTTGATTTCAAAAGTCCAGTCATTCAAGAGGCGATAAGATTACTAACTTTTTTTGAAAAGAAAGAACTATTAATAATTGCAGAACATGAATATATAGATAATAGAGCAGAGCAGGATAAAATTGAAATGCACAGTATTAACGAGATGTTTAAAAGTTGAATCGCTGAATGATATTTGTAATACGCAGGTCATTCAAGAGTATCTTTTCATAGCGTTACAGAGCATATTAATGGATCAGCTAAGGAGAAATAAATGAAATTCACTTACGAATTATCCGGTATTGGATGGGCATCTGGCATGCTAGAAATAAACAATCAAGAATCATATTTTAATGTAAGCTATCTTTCAGAGCCGATTAAGGATTTGCTAGATGGGTTGTTACAACTATTGCCGGGATGCGTTCCAGAGGACGAGTTGCAAACAGAAGTTACTTTTGAATGGTACAGCGAGCCGGGTGGATTAAAGTGGATGCTAAAATGTCTTGGACATGAGAAATTAAACATTTCCATTGTTTCGTATGCAGATATGTACTGTAAAAGCGAAGCAAACAAATCAGTTGAAATTGAAACGGAATGCAGTCTTTTTGACTTTATTAACGAAGTCGTCTTAGCATTTGAACAATTAATAGTGAAACATGGATTTGTAGGATACAGGAGTACTTGGTGTCGCGGGGAATTTCCTTTAAGTAGTCTACTCATATTAAAAAATTATATGAATACCCGAAAACCCTTTCCATCTGAAATTGATTACAACGATGGAATTGAGGTTGAAAAGACAAGTATAAAAGAAGAAATGAAATTACTGCTGCAAGTAACTTTATGAGGATTATTACATGGTCAAATGTAAATATATGTGCTGAGGATGGGAGCACTTGCCGATACTGGTTTTCTAATCGTGTTTGATTGGAATGGGTGGATCAATATACCTGAGATGTATAAGGATTTAGACCACAGCATTGATGCGTATATCATGAATGCAGATCTCGAAATATTACGTAAATGGATGACAAGTTATGTTCGGGGGTTGAGCATGAAAGCTTACAACATAGAAGCAATTTTTATTGATCGCGATGGAACAATAGGCGGCACGGATGAAGTGCTCTATCCGGGCAATTTTGAGTTGTTTCCATTCACAAAAGGGGCCATACATAAACTTAAAACAATAGGGACGCAACTATATGGCTTTACGAATCAACCTGGCATCTCTAGAGGTGAAGCAACCATAGAACAGTTTATTGATGAAATGATTCATTTTGGTTTTGATGATGTGTACATTTGTCCGCATCAGCATACGGATGGATGCGCGTGCCGATAGCCTAGTCCTGGAATGTTACATCTAGCAGCAGAACATAAGCGATTAAATTTTAAAAATTGTATTGTCATTGGAGATCGGTGGACGGACATATTAGCAGGGCATCATGCGGGTTGCATGAAAATATTAGTTCTAACCGGAGCGGGTAATGAAGCTTTAAATAAGTATAGGCATAAATGGCCCAACACAGAAGCGGATCATGTTGCTAGAGATTTTGAGGACGCGGTTGATTACATCATTAATTTGGCGAAAAAATGTAATTAGTAGAGGAGGCCGCAGCAAGTGGAGCATTTGCGTTATCCCATCGGGTCGTTTGAACCTGTAATGAATCCTTCCATTGAAGAGCGAACCCGCTTCATCAACCAGATTCCTGATATTACAAAGATACTAAGAAAGTTTATAGCGGGCACCGAACCTGAGCAGCTTAATACCCCTCATCGTCAGGGTGCTTGGTCTACGAAACAAATCGTACATCATATGGCTGATAATGATATGAACGCGTACATAAGATTCAAAAAGGCGCTTACCGAGGACGAGCCTATGTCCGGTACTTATCGCGAAGATTTATGGGCAGAACTCAGCGATTACAAAGATGTCCCGATCGAACATTCACTTGTATTACTCGAAACCCTTCACATTCGATTTGTTATTCTCCTTAACGGTTTACAGCTAGATGATTTTAGCAGGAAATTAAAAACCGAAGTACTAGGAAGCATCACTTTGGATACAGCACTGCAAAGATTCGTCTGGCACAACGAGCATCATATTTCTCAAATCCAATCCTATATGATGTCCAAGGGTTAGTAGTCACAAAGATAGCTGATTTCCCCATTCCTATCCCACAAGGAGGATTCAATCATGATCATTGATCTAACTCGTCTCATCGTCGATAAGATGCCTGTTTTTCCAGGAGACACCGAAACGACATTAATTCAATCCAAGTTCATTCAGCAACATCACTACAATAATCATCAGCTTACGATTAATATGCACGTAGGGACACACATCGACGGTCCGATGCATATGACGGATACCCATGTGTATTTGAGTGATTTTCCATTGGACTCATTTATCGGAGAAGGTTGTGTACTAGATGTCTCTGGCGAGATGACCATTGATTACAAGGTAGAGTATGAGCAATCCATTAAGGAAAATAGTATTGTGATTTTATATACAGGGTATGGGAAGTATTTTGACCAAGCAGAATATTTTACAGCGTACCCTGTGTTGACGAAAGCTTTCGTAGACATCCTCGTTCGAAAAAAGGTCAAAATGATTGGCATGGACACACCGTCACCCGATAAATATCCGTTTGAGATTCATGCATATTTATTCGAGAACACCATCTTTATTGCTGAAAATTTAACAAATGTCGAGCGCTTATTGGATGTTGAGTCTTTTGAAATCATCGCCTTGCCGCTTCATATTAAAGCGGATTCTTCTATTGCTCGTATTATTGCACGTGTAAAATAAGGCAGCTGAATGTGTAGCCTGAACTAGGGGAATTTCGATGAGGTGTATCAGTTTTGGAATTGGCCCATATACACCGCCGACAATTATTACAGGTTATAACTCCATTTGTTAAATGCATAGTATCGGAGGTGTTCACACGTGCCTTGGCCAATGGTTCATTTTGCAATTGCAACAAAAGTAGCTTCGTCCAAGCCATCCCCTCATTTTTTGTTAGGGAGTATTGCACCAGATGCGATTCATATGCGAAATCAAATAACGCGGGAACAGAAGGGGATTACTCATCTCGTTAGTGAAGGCAAGTTCCCGAGTATTGAAACGGTGAGAAGCCATTGTTTGGAGTATTTGAGTCAGCATACCGAGCGTGCGTGGAAAGAGTTTGTGTTGGGCTACTTTGCTCATATCTATACGGATATAAGATGGACAGAGAGTGTATACGCTGAATTTGAGTGTCATTATAAAGGGGACACCGCAGACATTAGAACCACGTATAATCGTGAAGTTAGCCAATTGGAGTTTGACTTGTTGCGCTCCAATTCCGATTACCACCAGATTTTTCATCACTTGCAGAAGTCTAAGCCGTTTACGATCGTTCCGTTTGTGACGGAGACAGAAGTTAGAGGTCACAGAGATGAGAAGATGAGCTGGCTGCAAGATGACCGTAATGAACCAAAAATACAGCCAGCTTATTTTACGGTAGAGGTTGCAAGGGATTTTGTTAATCAGACAGCCAATGAACTGAATGCATTATTTATGGATTGGGAAATTTCTCTCAACATCATGTCAGAAAGAAGTGAACTTCTATGAACAGGCAGTCTTCAGCCAAATCTTTAACTATCGTATTGCATGAAATCTATGGAGTTAACGATCATATTCATTTTTTTCGAGACATTATGATGCAAGAAGGTTTTGATGTACTTACACCTAATCTACTGCACGTAGCCCCTTTTCCTTATGAGCAAGAAAGCGAAGCATATCTGTTTTTTAGGAATGAAGTTGGCTTTCAAAAATCCTTGTTAGAAGTGAAGCACATCGTTAAAGAAAATAGAGAGAAATATGATCGGATTTATATCATTGGTTTTAGTGTTGGTGCAACGCTTGCTTGGCTGAGCAGTGAACTAGAAGTTGATGGTGTAATTGGATATTACGGATCGAGAATTAGGGATTATTTAGAGGTAGAGCCTAATGTTCCGAGCTTGTTATTTTTTGCAAAAGAGGAGAAGTCGGTTGATGTATCGGGTTTAGAAGGACAACTCAACCAAAAGCAGAATACTGTCGTAAAGATTGTCGAAGCTGAGCACGGCTTTATGAATCCATTTTACCAAGCATATCATCCAGAACATCATAGGGATTGTATAGAGATGAGTATTGATTTCCTTAGACGAATCGAAGAAATATAAATAGGGAGATAATTGTAAGAATGGAACTGTCACTTGATTTATATTTAAAAGAGTATTTTAAAGATCTCGAAATCCAATCTCCTCTTTTTTATAACGCACAATATGGGATTAGATTTGAAATCGGAGCTGATGAAGATCGAGGCTATATGGAAACCGTATACTATAGGTCTCTAAACATATTTAATGAAATATTTTCAGATACGACAGACTTTTGGCTTTATGTGAAATCATATCAGCACGTTGAGCCATACCAATTGTTTAATGAGGGAGTAGATATATTTAAAACCTTTTTACTCGATAATTCTCGATTCCATAAGATAAATCTATTTAGGGTAGATGAACATTTTGATGAGGATACTCATGAACTTACAGGATATGTACACCATTTTTCTTTGAAAAACAATAAACAAAGT harbors:
- a CDS encoding dienelactone hydrolase family protein, with product MNRQSSAKSLTIVLHEIYGVNDHIHFFRDIMMQEGFDVLTPNLLHVAPFPYEQESEAYLFFRNEVGFQKSLLEVKHIVKENREKYDRIYIIGFSVGATLAWLSSELEVDGVIGYYGSRIRDYLEVEPNVPSLLFFAKEEKSVDVSGLEGQLNQKQNTVVKIVEAEHGFMNPFYQAYHPEHHRDCIEMSIDFLRRIEEI
- a CDS encoding RDD family protein — encoded protein: MESSRWQATFGKRSFDIVVVDEDYERLSFLRASARYWSKLLSLFPLYIEFL
- a CDS encoding YfiT family bacillithiol transferase is translated as MEHLRYPIGSFEPVMNPSIEERTRFINQIPDITKILRKFIAGTEPEQLNTPHRQGAWSTKQIVHHMADNDMNAYIRFKKALTEDEPMSGTYREDLWAELSDYKDVPIEHSLVLLETLHIRFVILLNGLQLDDFSRKLKTEVLGSITLDTALQRFVWHNEHHISQIQSYMMSKG
- a CDS encoding sulfurtransferase TusA family protein, translated to MTIQVDKVLDAKGLACPLPIVRTKKALEELAHGCVLEVQATDKGSLADLQSWAKSTGHHYLGTKQAGNVLHHFIRKSAPAEAKDERDFPNTITNEELEQRIKETPPVTIVDVREPAEYAFAKISGAISIPLGQLEQRIQELNQEDEICVICRTGKRSDMAAQLLHEKGFKHVKNVVPGMSAWKGTVEQSNHLVQ
- a CDS encoding zinc dependent phospholipase C family protein, whose product is MPWPMVHFAIATKVASSKPSPHFLLGSIAPDAIHMRNQITREQKGITHLVSEGKFPSIETVRSHCLEYLSQHTERAWKEFVLGYFAHIYTDIRWTESVYAEFECHYKGDTADIRTTYNREVSQLEFDLLRSNSDYHQIFHHLQKSKPFTIVPFVTETEVRGHRDEKMSWLQDDRNEPKIQPAYFTVEVARDFVNQTANELNALFMDWEISLNIMSERSELL
- a CDS encoding GNAT family N-acetyltransferase — its product is MIQISPIIASEILELACLYEELDGSRPYIERIKEQFEHLQSNKDYLFLGAKNEQGKLVGSVMGIVCYDLTGECRPFMVVENMIVSKASQRLGVGKQLMEEIERQAKVRNCHCVILVSGATSKEAHEFYEAIGYSKGIIQGFIKALD
- a CDS encoding MBL fold metallo-hydrolase, producing MFNHDSLFILDVRNESDYADWKMEGQSVETLNVPYFELLDGVETVLDHIPDDKEVVVVCAKEGSSIFVAEQLIAHGKSNISYLAGGMKAWSEHLVPVKIGDLTDGGSIYQFIRIGKGCLSYMVISNGEAAVIDPVRMTDVYTHFAQEQQAVIQHTIDTHLHADHISGGLKLAVRTGANYWLPPKDADEVVFDYNPLDEHAVISVGHTQIQIQPVYSPGHTIGSTSLIVDNQYLFSGDILFVHSIGRPDLAGKAEDWVSDLRHTLYDRYKQLSYDLIVLPAHFGQAAELGEGGKVLARLGDLFKNNPGLNITDEAQFRRAVTENLPPQPHAYEEIRQINMGKLAPTAEEQRDMEIGPNRCAIHDK
- a CDS encoding sulfite exporter TauE/SafE family protein; the protein is MDVALYVTMVVLGFVGSFFSGLLGIGGAIINYPLLLFVPAALGIAAFSAHEVSTMSMFQVFFASLAGSFMYLKRQGAGPPLIHRGLATYMGGSILIGSVIGSVSSGSISSDAITMIYGALAVIAVLFMLLPKQEREEQVNRNIPFNKYIAVMSAFGVGIASGIVGAGGSFILIPVMITVLKIPTRTTIATSLVIVFISSVGGVIGKISYGNIPIMATLFVIIGSVLGAPLGSKVSPNINVKLLHYGLVILIAATSVKIWASVLG
- a CDS encoding DUF3885 domain-containing protein, which encodes MELSLDLYLKEYFKDLEIQSPLFYNAQYGIRFEIGADEDRGYMETVYYRSLNIFNEIFSDTTDFWLYVKSYQHVEPYQLFNEGVDIFKTFLLDNSRFHKINLFRVDEHFDEDTHELTGYVHHFSLKNNKQSLDYIELLKAIGNQDYTIDPYVSDGVFFVEPQKHIIYYLYDDRGLDVISNNRESLLPLYKKFNHWILDYDREKIDRLFQK
- a CDS encoding cyclase family protein; translated protein: MIIDLTRLIVDKMPVFPGDTETTLIQSKFIQQHHYNNHQLTINMHVGTHIDGPMHMTDTHVYLSDFPLDSFIGEGCVLDVSGEMTIDYKVEYEQSIKENSIVILYTGYGKYFDQAEYFTAYPVLTKAFVDILVRKKVKMIGMDTPSPDKYPFEIHAYLFENTIFIAENLTNVERLLDVESFEIIALPLHIKADSSIARIIARVK
- a CDS encoding DsrE/DsrF/DrsH-like family protein codes for the protein MGQKKEKTTIVLFSGDMDKAMAAFIIANGAAAYDHEVTIFFTFWGLNTLRKDEIVHVQKGWLEKAFGWMMPRGAKKLGLSKMNMMGMGPKMIKHVMKKHNALSLPQLIELAQEQGVKLVACTMTMDMLGLQQEELVDGLEYAGVAGYLGDAVDAKVNLFI
- a CDS encoding sulfurtransferase TusA family protein; its protein translation is METNITVDTQGMACPMPIVKAKKGLDSLEAGQIMKVLSTDKGSLNDFQAWVKQTNHELVKHEVVDGIFTFFVRKK
- a CDS encoding metal-sensitive transcriptional regulator, producing MGYVYKDDIKKRLRRIEGQARGVLRLMDEEKSCKDVVAQLSAIRNATDKAIAQIVAENLQQCIIDEQLAGRDSSKVVQEAIELLVKSR